The Impatiens glandulifera chromosome 3, dImpGla2.1, whole genome shotgun sequence genome contains a region encoding:
- the LOC124930864 gene encoding peroxidase P7 has product MGSNLRLSSSLITFTLWVILLITITTTTTSAQLSTNFYSKSCPDLFPTVKSVVHSAIAKEARMGASLLRLFFHDCFVNGCDGSILLDDTSSFTGEKRAAPNANSVRGFDVIDQIKSAVEKACPGVVSCADVLAVTARDSVSILGGPYWNVKLGRRDARTASQAAANSSIPPPTSNLNALISSFNAVGLSAKEMVVLSGSHTIGQARCTSFRPRIYNETNIDASFAQTRKNNCPSRTGSGDNNLAPLDLQSPTFFDNNYYKNLIANKGLLHSDQQLFNGGSTDSNVKAYANSQSSFAADFVAAMIKMGDIRPLTGSNGETRKNCRRVNN; this is encoded by the exons ATGGGTTCTAATCttcgtctttcttcttctctaattACATTTACATTATGGGTAATATTGTTGATCACcattactactactactacttcAGCTCAGCTCTCAACCAATTTCTACTCTAAATCTTGCCCAGACCTCTTCCCTACTGTCAAATCCGTTGTTCACTCTGCCATTGCTAAAGAGGCCAGGATGGGCGCTTCTCTCCTTCGTCTCTTTTTCCACGACTGTTTTGTCAAT GGATGTGATGGGTCCATCCTACTCGACGACACATCAAGCTTCACCGGAGAAAAGAGAGCCGCTCCAAATGCTAACTCCGTTAGAGGATTTGACGTAATTGACCAAATCAAATCCGCCGTCGAGAAGGCTTGCCCAGGTGTCGTCTCTTGCGCCGATGTGCTTGCCGTTACCGCCAGAGATTCCGTCTCCATT CTTGGAGGGCCATATTGGAATGTTAAATTGGGAAGAAGAGACGCAAGAACAGCTAGCCAAGCAGCTGCAAATTCAAGTATTCCACCACCAACCTCTAACCTCAACGCCCTCATCTCCAGCTTTAACGCCGTCGGCCTCTCCGCTAAGGAGATGGTTGTTCTCTCCGGTTCTCACACAATTGGACAAGCAAGGTGCACCTCTTTTAGACCAAGAATATACAACGAAACCAACATCGACGCTTCTTTCGCCCAAACCAGGAAGAACAATTGCCCCTCCAGGACTGGATCAGGGGACAACAATCTCGCACCGTTGGATCTTCAATCCCCAACATTTTTTGACAACAATTACTACAAGAATCTCATCGCTAATAAGGGTTTGCTTCACTCAGATCAACAGCTCTTTAACGGCGGCTCTACCGACTCAAACGTAAAGGCATATGCTAACAGCCAGAGTAGCTTCGCGGCTGATTTTGTGGCGGCTATGATCAAGATGGGTGATATTCGTCCTCTTACCGGTTCGAATGGAGAGACCAGGAAGAATTGCAGGAgggttaataattaa